In Bacteroidota bacterium, the following are encoded in one genomic region:
- a CDS encoding T9SS type A sorting domain-containing protein, with protein MKTKLLIILILATFQFSTAQEIKFEKIFPLASVSKYKADFDGACGQVAFIDIDNDNDKDVLLTGNNNFKSNAKFYKNDGKGNFSELTEIPFLGIHVITFAFADVDNDSDKDILIEGKDNDENEITKLYKNDGNGNFTMVVGTPFFNAKQGSISFADVDNDNDQDVLITGRSSSNIIVAKLYKNDGSGNFTEDTTVPFTGVYRSSSAFADVDNDNDLDVVISGRSGVNVYITKVYKNDGSGNFTEVTSNNFEELYNTFISFNDFDNDNDKDLLITGQNNYDKPKTKLYKNDGNGNFIETASFKGVCYAFTAFEDIDNDNDEDLLIAGFDSKGNEITVLYKNDGNGNFTEILNEILFNMIKSKSFAFADVDNDNDKDLLIAGTNNFGHLITKLYINDGSGKFARVKSSSFCGVAYNSLDCCDIDNDNDQDLIITGYNGYEPQVAIIYKNDGNGNFHEVKDTPFIGGCCTTVEFADIDNDNDMDVLVVNEKASKLYKNDGNGNFTEIASSITEVGIGSVKFSDIDNDNDKDLLITGSKDGKGIAKLYKNDGNGNYIEDLTTAFEGVFYSSVAFADIDNDNDKDVLIAGKNNNEQNITQLYKNDGAGNFTIATVFDGIYSGSVAFADMDNDGYIDLLLTGNGIAKLYKNDGTGNFNEVANLGTAFHSSISIADVNNDNKQDILITHGKTTNYCFANIYKNNGNFNFTEVKNLPFRGVLAGVALFVDIDNDNAQDVLISGISADGPITELFRNTSFYGTTETIIKKIKFYPNPTTSIVNLELFENAQDIQIKVRDILGKLTKQQHFKNKKKISFEIEGSEGIYFVEIILADKKEVIKVVKK; from the coding sequence ATGAAAACGAAACTTTTAATAATCTTAATCCTTGCTACTTTTCAATTTTCAACTGCACAAGAAATAAAATTTGAGAAAATATTTCCGCTTGCATCAGTATCAAAATACAAAGCCGATTTTGACGGAGCTTGCGGTCAGGTTGCTTTTATTGATATAGATAACGACAATGATAAAGATGTATTACTAACTGGAAATAACAATTTTAAATCAAATGCCAAGTTTTATAAAAATGACGGTAAGGGTAATTTTTCTGAACTTACAGAGATTCCTTTTTTAGGAATTCATGTTATCACATTTGCTTTTGCAGATGTTGACAATGATAGTGATAAAGATATTTTGATAGAGGGAAAGGATAATGATGAAAACGAAATTACAAAGCTCTATAAAAATGATGGTAATGGAAATTTTACGATGGTTGTGGGTACTCCATTTTTTAATGCAAAGCAAGGTTCAATTTCTTTTGCTGACGTTGACAACGATAATGACCAAGATGTTTTAATAACAGGTCGTAGCAGTTCAAATATTATAGTAGCAAAGCTATATAAGAATGATGGTTCCGGTAATTTTACAGAAGATACTACTGTTCCTTTTACCGGAGTATATCGTAGTTCTTCTGCTTTTGCCGATGTTGACAATGACAATGATTTGGATGTTGTTATTTCAGGCAGAAGTGGTGTTAATGTGTATATTACAAAAGTTTACAAAAATGACGGTAGTGGTAATTTTACAGAAGTAACATCAAATAATTTTGAGGAACTTTATAATACTTTCATATCTTTTAATGATTTTGATAATGATAATGACAAAGATTTATTAATTACAGGACAAAATAATTATGATAAACCAAAAACAAAACTTTATAAAAATGATGGAAACGGGAATTTTATAGAAACTGCTTCTTTCAAAGGAGTTTGTTATGCTTTCACGGCTTTTGAGGATATTGATAATGACAATGATGAAGACCTTTTGATAGCAGGCTTTGATTCTAAAGGTAATGAAATTACTGTGCTTTATAAAAATGATGGTAATGGAAATTTTACAGAAATTCTTAATGAGATTCTTTTTAACATGATTAAAAGCAAGTCATTTGCTTTTGCAGATGTTGACAATGATAATGATAAAGATTTATTAATTGCAGGAACTAATAATTTTGGACATCTAATTACAAAACTGTATATAAATGATGGCAGTGGAAAATTTGCAAGAGTAAAAAGCTCTTCTTTTTGTGGTGTAGCATATAATTCTCTGGATTGTTGCGATATAGATAATGATAATGACCAGGATTTAATAATTACAGGATATAACGGTTATGAGCCACAAGTTGCAATAATTTATAAAAATGATGGTAATGGTAATTTTCATGAAGTAAAAGACACTCCTTTTATAGGAGGATGTTGTACGACTGTAGAGTTTGCAGATATTGACAATGATAACGACATGGATGTTTTAGTTGTAAATGAGAAAGCTTCAAAGCTATACAAAAATGATGGGAATGGTAATTTTACCGAAATTGCATCATCCATTACAGAAGTTGGTATTGGCTCTGTGAAGTTTTCGGACATTGATAATGACAATGACAAGGATCTTTTAATTACCGGATCGAAAGATGGTAAAGGAATTGCAAAACTATACAAAAATGATGGAAATGGTAATTATATTGAAGACTTAACAACAGCATTTGAAGGAGTGTTTTATAGCTCAGTTGCTTTTGCAGATATTGATAATGACAATGATAAGGATGTTTTAATTGCAGGAAAGAATAATAATGAGCAAAATATTACTCAACTTTATAAAAATGATGGAGCAGGTAATTTCACAATAGCAACAGTTTTTGATGGTATATATTCTGGTTCTGTTGCTTTTGCGGATATGGATAATGATGGTTATATAGATTTATTACTTACAGGAAATGGAATTGCTAAACTTTATAAAAATGATGGGACTGGCAATTTTAACGAAGTAGCAAATCTTGGAACTGCTTTCCATAGTTCTATTTCCATAGCAGATGTAAATAATGACAATAAACAAGATATTTTAATTACGCATGGAAAGACTACTAATTACTGTTTTGCAAATATTTATAAAAATAATGGAAATTTCAATTTTACAGAAGTTAAGAACTTACCTTTTAGAGGAGTATTGGCTGGGGTTGCCCTTTTTGTTGATATAGATAATGACAATGCTCAGGACGTTCTTATATCAGGTATAAGTGCTGATGGACCTATAACTGAACTATTTCGTAACACAAGTTTCTATGGAACTACAGAAACAATAATAAAAAAGATCAAGTTCTATCCAAATCCAACAACCTCCATTGTTAATTTAGAATTATTTGAAAATGCTCAAGATATTCAAATTAAGGTTAGAGATATTTTGGGCAAATTAACAAAGCAACAACATTTCAAAAACAAGAAAAAAATTAGCTTTGAAATTGAAGGTAGTGAAGGAATTTATTTTGTAGAAATAATTTTAGCAGACAAAAAGGAAGTTATTAAAGTTGTGAAAAAATAA